One genomic region from Magallana gigas chromosome 3, xbMagGiga1.1, whole genome shotgun sequence encodes:
- the LOC105341726 gene encoding T-box transcription factor TBX20: MDLSFRGERKAESPVSRLSQKANAFSIDSLLGQKVPKQTEDDTFSGLQSTSSFSGPTNPKHADLPPGDINDTHLPCISLEAQQPSPSVSPCRSSDSGSPVVPIEHFAEDSPELADVRCRLESKDLWKKFHELGTEMIITKSGRRMFPTLRVSFSGLEPDQEYIVAMDIVPVDNKRYRYAYHRSAWLVAGKADPPLPSNIYVHPDSVFTGAQLQKQIISFEKLKLTNNVLDRAGHIILNSMHKYQPRIHIIRKTSTTPNPLTSLKMTDHKTFSFSETGFIAVTAYQNQLITKLKIDSNPFAKGFRDSSRLSDIERETMESLLQSQTQANMMPFSDELGKQRQTIFRGLGDSELALSLLHGANLVAGSGSLSPSLGNSINRRLSLPMSPLYYTGALPNQEILRHQFVNQSASSPMLLSTHRYHPYLK, translated from the exons ATGGATTTATCGTTTCGCGGGGAAAGAAAAGCAGAGTCACCAGTATCCAGACTCTCTCAGAAGGCCAATGCTTTTTCCATAGACTCGCTGCTCGGACAGAAAGTACCAAAACAAACAGAGGATGATACATTTAGTGGACTTCAGTCAACTTCGTCATTTTCAGGACCAACTAATCCAAAACACGCAGATTTACCACCAG GCGACATTAACGACACCCACCTTCCCTGCATATCTCTGGAGGCCCAGCAGCCCAGCCCCTCCGTGTCCCCTTGTAGAAGCTCGGACAGCGGCTCCCCCGTGGTTCCCATAGAACACTTTGCCGAGGATTCTCCGGAGTTGGCCGACGTCAGATGCCGTCTGGAGTCCAAAGATCTGTGGAAGAAGTTCCACGAGCTGGGCACAGAAATGATCATCACGAAATCAGGAAG ACGCATGTTTCCTACTCTGCGCGTGTCCTTTAGCGGACTGGAGCCTGACCAAGAATACATCGTTGCAATGGATATCGTACCCGTAGACAACAAGCGGTACAGGTACGCCTATCACCGATCAGCGTGGCTGGTGGCGGGAAAAGCCGACCCTCCTCTCCCCTCCAACATCTACGTCCACCCAGACTCCGTCTTCACGGGAGCACAACTTCAGAAACAGATCATCTCCTTTGAGAAACTTAAGCTGACCAACAATGTACTGGACAGGGCTGGACAT ATAATTTTGAATTCCATGCACAAGTACCAGCCTCGAATTCACATCATCAGGAAAACATCAACTACACCTAATCCTCTGACGTCACTGAAAATGACCGACCATAAAACGTTCTCTTTTTCTGAGACTGGATTCATTGCAGTAACCGCTTACCAAAACCAGCTG ATTACAAAGTTGAAAATAGACAGCAACCCTTTTGCAAAAGGTTTCAGAGATTCCAGCAGGCTATCAGATATAGAAAG AGAAACGATGGAGAGTCTTTTGCAAAGTCAGACACAGGCAAACATGATGCCTTTCAGTGATGAACTGGGCAAACAAAGACAAACGATCTTTCGAGGTTTAGGAG ATTCAGAGCTTGCCTTATCTCTGTTACACGGAGCTAATTTAGTGGCGGGCTCCGGGTCACTGAGTCCATCATTGGGAAACTCAATCAACAGAAGATTGTCCCTACCTATGTCGCCTCTCTATTATACCGGAGCCTTACCCAATCAGGAGATCCTACGTCATCAGTTTGTAAACCAATCAGCATCGTCTCCTATGTTACTATCAACACACAGATATCATCCGTATCTCAAGTGA